One stretch of Falco naumanni isolate bFalNau1 chromosome 7, bFalNau1.pat, whole genome shotgun sequence DNA includes these proteins:
- the TMEM63C gene encoding calcium permeable stress-gated cation channel 1: MESVYSVQPVPDSASPTSLDVLSFLDALVNSTEEQCFSARSRSTVLEGLPFGGVPTVLAINFILWLLLLLVFSCLRKAAWDYGRLALLMDNDSLTSLFYGEQSEKEKSPSESSPLDADNKDVGFCSWLISIYQMKDEEIQSKCGIDATTYLSFQRHLLVLLMLVCVLSVAVILPVNFSGDLLGHNPTHFGRTTIANIPTQDRLLWLHSIFALIYFILTVLCMAHHSVHLEYRENEKVARTLMVTHIPKEITDPSLIIKHFHEAYPSCTVTNVQFCFDVRKLMKLDAERRKAMKGRLYFTTKAQKEGKIMIKTHPCARIFCCRFCGFEQVDAEQYYGELEEKLTDEFNAERNRITLKRLDMAFVTFQDERMTAVILKDYSHIQCRKHPQQSSVTTVVKSHHWGVHYAPAPSDIIWENLSVRGTSWWVRFILLNICLFVLLFFLTTPAIIVNTMDMFNVTHPVESLKNPIITQFFPTLLLWAFSVFLPFLVYYSAFFESHWTRSSENQLTMHKCFFFLVFMVIILPSLGLSSLDLFFRWLFDTHFLDEADIKFQCVFLPDNGAFFVNYVVTSSLIGTAMELLRIPGLLVYTARLCFAKSEPERLHVKRSQAYQFQFGLEYAWTCCIFSVVMTYSITCPIIVPFGLLYMLLKHMVDRYNIYYVYIPTKLNQRLHVAAISQVVVAPILCIFWLLFFSVLRLGPTRPVTLFTFVVLLSCIFFSFFGLCLKKLQPRKPSSYQMSDQSEGAFNDVERSSVSSTPNSNLFVATVLQEPELSLTPAASPAHQSYGTMGNHLEPVEDGEDGGLQSFETELESVESEYRSGPVMESQTRYQ, translated from the exons ATGGAGAGCGTGTACTCGGTGCAGCCGGTGCCTGACAGTGCCAGCCCCACCTCGCTGGATGTGCTCAGCTTCTTGGATGCCCTGGTGAACAGCACGGAGGAGCAATGCTTCAGCGCCCGCTCCCGCAGCACTGTCCTGGAAGGGCTGCCCTTTGGCGGTGTGCCCACCGTGCTCGCCATCAACTTCATCCTCTGGCTG CTTCTCCTCCTGGTCTTTTCCTGCCTTCGGAAAGCGGCTTGGGACTATGGGCGCCTGGCACTGCTGATGGACAATGATAG TCTGACATCGCTTTTCTACGGAGAGCAGAGCGAGAAGGAGAAGTCCCCATCGGAGAGCAGCCCCCTGGACGCCGACAACAAGGATGTG GGATTCTGCTCCTGGCTCATTTCTATCTACCAGATGAA GGACGAGGAGATTCAGAGCAAGTGTGGGATCGACGCCACCACCTACCTCTCCTTCCAGCGGCACCTCCTGGTCCTGCTGATGCTGGTCTGTGTGCTCTCCGTGGCTGTCATCCTGCCTGTCAACTTCTCGGGGGACCTCCTGG GACACAATCCCACCCACTTTGGTCGGACGACCATCGCCAACATCCCAACCCA gGACCGTCTCCTGTGGCTGCACAGCATCTTCGCCCTCATCTATTTCATCCTCACCGTCCTCTGCATGGCTCATCACTCTGTCCACCTTGAATACAGAGAGAATGAGAAG gtTGCCCGGACACTGATGGTTACCCACATCCCCAAGGAGATCACAGACCCTTCCCTTATCATCAAGCATTTCCA cgAGGCTTATCCCAGCTGCACCGTCACCAATGTCCAGTTCTGCTTTGATGTGCGCAAGCTGATGAAGCTGGATGCAGAGAG GCGCAAGGCAATGAAGGGGCGGCTTTACTTCACCACCAAGGCgcagaaagaagggaagatcATGATCAAAACCCACCCTTGCGCCCGCATCTTCTGCTGCCGCTTCTGTGGCTTTGAGCAG GTAGACGCCGAGCAGTACTAcggggagctggaggagaagctcACGGATGAGTTCAATGCTGAGCGCAACCGCATCACACTCAAGCGGCTTGACATGGCCTTCGTCACCTTCCAGGATGAGCGAATGACAGCTGT gaTTTTGAAGGACTACAGCCACATCCAGTGCCGCAAGCACCCTCAGCAGTCCTCTGTCACCACCGTGGTCAAGTCACACCACTGGGGTGTTCACTATGCCCCTGCACCCAGCGATATCATCTG GGAGAATTTATCAGTCCGTGGCACATCCTGGTGGGTACGGTTCATCCTCCTTAATATCTGCCTCTTCgtccttctcttcttcctcaccaCACCAGCCATCATCGTCAACACTATGGACATGTTCAATGTCACACACCCTGTGGAGAGCCTCAAG AACCCCATCATCACTCAGTTCTTCcccacactgctgctctgggcCTTCTCTGTCTTCCTGCCCTTTCTTGTCTACTACTCGGCATTCTTCGAGTCACACTGGACAAG GTCCAGTGAAAATCAGCTCACCATGCAcaagtgctttttcttcctggtgtTCATGGTCATCATCCTGCCCTCACTGGGGCTGAGCAG cctggACCTTTTTTTCCGCTGGCTCTTCGACACCCACTTTCTGGATGAGGCTGATATCAAGTTCCA GTGTGTTTTCCTCCCGGACAATGGCGCTTTCTTTGTCAACTACGTCGTCACCTCCAGCTTGATTGGGACGGCCATGGAGCTGCTCCGCATCCCAGGCCTCCTTGTCTACACCGCCCGCCTCTGCTTTGCCAAGTCTGAGCCTGAGCGGCTCCATGTCAAGCGG AGCCAAGCCTACCAGTTCCAGTTTGGACTAGAGTATGCCTGGACCTGCTGCATCTTCTCCGTCGTCATGACCTACAGCATCACCTGCCCCATCATCGTCCCCTTCG GGCTGCTCTACATGCTGCTCAAGCACATGGTTGACCGGTACAACATTTACTATGTGTACATCCCCACCAAGCTGAACCAGCGCCTCCACGTTGCCGCCATCAGCCAGGTGGTGGTGGCCCCCATCCTCTGCATCTTCTGGCTGCTCTTCTTCTCCGTCCTGCGTCTCG GTCCCACCCGCCCTGTCACCCTCTTCACCTTTGTGGTCCTCCTCTCCTGcatcttcttctccttctttgGCCTCTGCCTGAAGAAGCTACAGCCACGGAAACCCTCCAGCTACCAG atGTCTGACCAGTCTGAGGGCGCCTTCAACGATGTGGAGCGGAGCAGCGTTTCCTCCACCCCCAACTCCAAC CTCTTCGTGGCCACTGTCCTGCAGGAGCCCGAGCTGAGCCTGACACCGGCAGCCTCCCCCGCACACCAGTCCTACGGCACCATGGGCAACCATCTGGAACCAGTGGAGgatggggaggatggggggctgcagagcttcGAGACGGAGCTGGAGTCAGTGGAGAGCGAGTACAGGAGTGGCCCCGTGATGGAGAGCCAAACCCGCTACCAGTGA